The Trichomycterus rosablanca isolate fTriRos1 chromosome 19, fTriRos1.hap1, whole genome shotgun sequence region tactgatgtgtgtgtgtgtgtgtgtgtgtgtgtgtgtgtgtgtgtactgatgtgtgtgtgtgtgtgtgtgtacttgtgtgtgtgtactaatgtgtgtgtgtgtactgatgtgtgtgtgtgtgtactaatgtgtgtgtgtactaatgtgtgtgtgtgtactgatgtgtgtgtgtgtactgatgtgtgtgtgtactaatgtgtgtgtgtgtactgatgtgtgtgtgtgtactgatgtgtgtgtgtgtgtgtgtgtgtgtgtgtgtactgatgtgtgtgtgtgtgtgtgtgtacttgtgtgtgtgtactaatgtgtgtgtgtgtactgatgtgtgtgcgtgtgtgtgtgtactaatgtgtgtgtgtgtgtactgatgtgtgtgcgtgtgtgtgtgtactaatgtgtgtgtgtgtactgatgtgtgtgtgtgtgtgtgtgcgcgtgcgtgtACTGATGTgtactaatgtgtgtgtgtgtgtgtgtgtgtgtgtgtgtgtactgatgtgtgtgtgtgtgtgtgtactgatgtgtgtgtgtgtagctctgGATGTTTGTGAGAAGTGGGGCGACACCCCTCCTCTGCAGCCCAAACACATGAGGGAGGCGGTGAGGAGGCTGAAGAGTCGAGATCAGATCCCCAACACCAAACATAAACGGATCCTCTTCCACTGATCCACACACCAACCTCACCTGAACATCTGGACTCATGGACCACGACTGTAAATCCCTGATGTGGATCAGACTGGAACTCCAAACTTAGTTTATACTGTGTTACGGTCCTGGTTCTAATGCATCCTGCTCCACCTCCAAAAGGTGGAGATGTTAAACTTTTACTTACAGTTTACACAGATGATCCAGAACATCAGGagaaccccccccccacccccccccacacccacacacacccacccaccagcAGGTTCCACAGAGCCTCCTGGTTCTTCCCCTTCAGGAGGGAACGgtacagctctgggatgaatcgaaAGGACGACTGATATTTTTTCATCCACCATCAGACCAGTCGACCTTCCTCCATTGTTCTGGTGTCCAGTTCTGATCCCTGTGTGCTCACTGTAGGAACTGGACGATGGACCGGAGATGCATGAGGACTCTGACTAgtacagaagggtttgatgctctGTGTGTTGTACCACGTTCCCCTCATCACCAGGTTTtttgggtggtcctaatgttttggttcgTCAGTATAACTGcagtgttgtgttttatttttattttgtttaatttgagTGTAAACTGTGTGAAAATATACTACAGATGGTGGACAAAATATTAGAAACACGCAACAGTGTCTTTATAAAGGTCCTGGATCATGATGTAGGTCCTGGTTTAGCAGGAGAGTAACTGAGATTGTTCTCTGGACCTTCTCCTGCTGGGGTCCTCATGGTCTGTTGTGGGgcagtggttaagctactggactagtaatccaaaggttgccggtttaagccccaccactgccaagttgccactgttgggcccctgaggaaggcccttaatcctaacTGTAAGTCAagttggattaaagcgtctgctaaatgccataaatgtaaatgtgagatATTGGAGATCCTCCCGTTCTTTGAATAAAGTATCTGGTGTTTCATTGACATAATTTACATGCTTCCAGCTTTTAGgtaatagtttagggaaggccccttaCTGCCTTACTGTTCCACcatgactgtgccactgtgcacaaaCAAGGTCTACAAAGAGAAGGTTTGATTTTGTTGTGGAGAAACTCTGGTGATCTGCCCCAgtcaacagctttgggatgaattggaacgttgacTTATTTTCTCATCATCACCAAATGGGCAGAAATAATTTCCCAAAAGGGCTGACACtgtaaggttctggactagtgatcaaaaggtctctggttcaagccctctCACCACCACTGGACCCCTGAgtatggcccttaaccctcgaggGTTTTTGCtcaatgctgtaaatgttaaaGCTGTTTTCTATAATAATTCAGAATggaaggtgtccacatacttttggtctgaTTGTGTGTTTACTCCAGACTGAAAATCCTTTAAAATCCACCGAGAGTCACTATGAGAACCTCAGCATGTGAAGTGAGGTGCTGCTAGTCTGAGCTTCTCCTGAGTGTGGTAGGCAGGGGGCGCCAGAGTGCACAGGGGAAGTGAGAAGGACACAAACAGCCTGGGGGACAttattaccccccccccccccccccccccccccccccatgttaACTGTAGTGTTTCTTTATGTATCGTACAATAAATTTACATCCAGATCAAAATGATTAAAACCAGATGATTTTATTGGCTCGTTCTtctcttcacacacacacacacacacacacacacacacacacacacacacaccagaactgacattaaatattaataaacccACATTAAACAAAGTTCATTTCTctataaaatctaaataaataaaatgaaacattttaaataaaaaaatacaaaataaaaactttattaaTACTGACGACAAACGTGCAACTCCAACCACAAGGAACACGCTGAGTGTGACGCGACCCTGAAGCTCCTGGTTCTAATCAAATCTctggttaaaaaaacaacagaagtTCTGCAGGTCTGAGAGGTTCTTTTTACAGACGTGAGAACTTGGTGGATCTCCAGACGTCTTGAATTAAAACGTTTACTCAGAAGAACGAGCTGAAAAATCCTGATTCAAgaattaaatgattttttttttacatgcagCAGCGTGGAAGACTTTTACATCAGAGCTTCAGATACACGCCGGGGTGTgaacgtcacacacacacacacacacacacacacacacacacacacacacacacacagacacacactacaGGACTGATGATCGAGCAGAACCGAGCAGGTTCTACTGGAGGAACCAAACCTGAAATGCACTGAGACTGAAATGATCTGCGTTCCAAATCGCATCCTAAAGCACTACATAGTGAGTGAGATTAGTGCACTACTGCTCCCCCAGGGTTtaacagggtgtggctctgagGGTCTGTGGGGGGAGCCAGGCTGAACTGTAGTTACAGATCCAGCTGAGCTCGACCCATCCGGACAGGATCCTGAGAGAGTTTTACTGAAGCACCAGTTTAGGGAAGTTCTTCATCTCTACTGTAAGCAGGTAAAGAACCAATCTGATTCTGTTACTCATCCATCAATCTGATTGGCTCAGACGAGCTTTAATGTTTCTGTGTAACACACACTTTAATGTTAacatgtaacacacactcataacacTCACATGTAACACACTCACAGCATACATGTAACACAccctcattacacacacataacacacacacacatgtatcaCACTAACTAatgtaacacacacatgtatcACACTAATTAcacacctgtaacacacactcataacacACTCTTGTAACACACTcgtaacacactcacacactcgtacCACTGCAGTGTTGCAGATGAACAGCAGCCTATTAAGTGAGTACAGGATTCTCTAACACACCTACAGGGATCTGATGAGGAGAAGCAGTGAGGTGAGGAGGACTGTAGTGGCTCTTCAGTACAggatgatgaagatgaggagGAGGAAGCAGTGGACGATGCTCCTGACGTTAATCCTCACTGATACAGGGAGCTGAGGTACGACCGGGGTCAGAGGGTGAAGGTGGGGTCGTACTTGTGTATCTCCTGTAGGAGGCGCTCTCGCTCCGTCAGAGCAGCAGACAGAGACGACTGGACGTCAGAGAGCTCGGCCTGCAGGGACCTGATCTACAAACACAACGGCACCAGAGACGTCAGCCAGCCAATCAGGACACGGCTTCTAACTCTACACAAGAGGAAGTACCAGGTcagagtgtgtgtagtgtgtgtgtgtatagtgtgtgtgtgtgtaccttgtccTGTTCTTCAGGTGCACAGCAGGCTCTgtcctctgattggctggcAGTGGCTGTGGGTGGAGTAAAAAGGTAGAATAAATCATCCtataaagggggggggggtcatccattcattcagtcatccaTGGAGCTGTATTCtggaggaacacacacacacacaatcatacacacacacacaatcctacacacacacacaatcgtacacacacacacacgtacgtcTGAGTGTGAGGACAGTATCATCCAGGCGCTCCAAAACCACACCATCGAGAAGAAAGGAGACAGGAACCGACTGGGGTGCGGTGGGGTACACACGGGGTCCATcatcctaaaacacacacatagagtCTGAGTAACAGCACTGATGAGTCTGAGTAATGATACTGACGAGTCTGGGTAACAGTACTGATGAGTCTGAGTAACAGCACTGAGGAGTCTGAGTAACAGCACTGAGGAGTCTGAGTAACAGCACTGATGAGTCTGAGTAACAGTACTGAGGAGTCTGAGTAACAGCACTGATGAGTCTGAGTAACAGTACTGAGGAGTCTGAGTAACAGCACTGATGAGTCTGAGTAACAGTACTGAGGAGTCTGAGTAACAGTACTGAGGAGTCTGAGTAACAGCACTGATGAGTCTGAGTAACAGTACTGAGGAGTCTGAGTAACAGCACTGATGAGTCTGAGTAACAGTACTGAGGAGTCTGAGTAACAGTACTGATGAGTCTGAGTAACAGCACTGAGGAGTCTGAGTAACAGCACTGATGAGTCTGAGTAACGGTACCGAGGAGTCTGAGTAACGGTACCGAGGAGTCTGAGTAACAGTACTGATGAGTCTGAGTAACAGCACTGAGGAGTCTGAGTAACAGCACTGATGAGTCTGAGTAACGGTACCGAGGAGTCTGAGTAACGGTACCGAGGAGTCTGAGTAACAGCACTGAGGAGTCTGAGTAACAGCACTGAGGAGTCTGAGTAACAGTACTGAGGAATCTGAGTTGATGAGTCTGAGTAACAGCACTGAGGAGTCTGAGTAACAGTACTGATGAGTCTGAGTAACAGCACTGATGAGTCTGAGTAACAGCACTGATGAGTCTGAGTAACAGCACTGATGAGTCTGAGTAACAGTACCGAGGAGTCTGAGTAACAGTACTGAGGAGTCTGAGTAACAGTACTGAGGAGTCTGAGTAACAGTACTGATGAGTCTGAGTAACAGCACTGAGGAGTCTGAGTAACAGCACTGATGAGTCTGAGTAACGGTACCGAGGAGTCTGAGTAACGGTACCGAGGAGTCTGAGTAACAGCACTGAGGAGTCTGAGTAACAGCACTGAGGAGTCTGAGTAACAGTACTGAGGAATCTGAGTTGATGAGTCTGAGTAACAGCACTGAGGAGTCTGAGTAACAGTACTGAGGAGTCTGAGTAACAGTACTGATGAGTCTGAGTAACAGCACTGATGAGTCTGAGTAACAGCACTGATGAGTCTGAGTAACAGTACCGAGGAGTCTGAGTAACAGCACTGAGGAGTCTGAGTAACAGCACTGATGAGTCTGAGTAACAGCACTGAGGAGTCTGAGTAACAGCACCGATGAGTCTAAGTAACAGTACCGAGGAGTCTGAGTAACACCACTGATGAGTCTGAGTAACAGTACCGAGGAGTCTGAGTAACAGCACTGAGGAGTCTGAGTAACAGCACTGATGAGTCTGAGTAACAGCACTGAGGAGTCTGAGTAACAGCACCGATGAGTCTGAGTAACAGCACCGATGAGTCTAAGTAACAGTACCGAGGAGTCTGAGTAACACCACTGATGAGTCTGAGTAACAGTACCGAGGAGTCTGAGTAACAGCACTGATGAGTCTGAGTAACAGCACTGATGAGTCTGAGTAACAGCACTGATGAGTCTGAGTAACAGTACCGAGGAGTCTGAGTAACAGTACTGAGGAGTCTGAGTAACAGTACTGATGAGTCTGAGTAACAGCACTGAGGAGTCTGAGTAACAGCACTGATGAGTCTGAGTAACGGTACCGAGGAGTCTGAGTAACGGTACCGAGGAGTCTGAGTAACAGCACTGAGGAGTCTGAGTAACAGCACTGAGGAGTCTGAGTAACAGTACTGAGGAATCTGAGTAACGGCACTGATGAGTCTGAGTAACAGCACTGATGAGTCTGAGTAACAGCACTGAGGAGTCTGAGTAACAGTACTGAGGAGTCTGAGTAACAGCACTGATGAGTCTGAGTAACAGTACTGAGGAGTCTGAGTAACAGCACTGATGAGTCTGAGTAACAGTACTGAGGAGTCTGAGTAACAGCACTGAGGAGTCTGAGTAACAGCACTGATGAGTCTGAGTAACAGCACTGAGGAGTCTGAGTAACAGCACTGAGGAGTCTGAGTAACAGCACTGACTGCTGTAGTTACAGGACGGGGTGGAGTCATTACTGTAATCATTCTTCTCACTCTTTGATCTCCTCACCTTCAGTGTGATGCTGCTGTTGTGGACGctgattctgattggctgaggaTCCACGCTCAGCTCGTCCTCCACGAACGGACCGATCGCTCCCAGCGTGGAGGAGAGCAGCTCCGCCTCACACCCCCTCACCCTCACCTCCACCATCCCCGAACTCTCCGCCCCCGTCCCCGCCTCCACCCGCATACACACCACCGGGGGGCGAGAGCGAGGTGACACCGGGGCGGAGGGAACACCTGCTGGAGGAGAGAGGACACACCCGCGGATCACTCAGGACCAACAGGGGGCGCCATGTAGCTGTAACCAATCATGATCATTAATGAGGAATCAGGAGGATCCATGAGAACGTCTCTCACCATGTGCTAGTGCTGGCAGGTCCAGGAGCTTCTGGTTCCCCAGTTGTTTTGGTGTGAGAGACTGAACCTCTGTCGCCATGACAACCTtctcctcctggagctccatcACTGAGCTCACACCTCGCAGAGAgagcaccaacacacacacctgatacacacacacacacacacgacggGATGGGCGTGTCACTACAGCGTCTAATAATCACGACTGATGCAGATTACAGTGCTGTGATAAAgtaatcaccccccccccccccacctgcTCCTAAATATTCCAACAGTCTTTGTTTAAGATCATGTTCAGTTGGATCTGAACTCATCAGAGAATGGGGAAGggggggtgtaaatactttctCACAGCACTGTATGGTGGTCGGTGTAGGTGTTACCGTCTGGTCTGATAGTTCCTCAGTACTGTGGGACACAGAGCTGCTCAGATCAGCTGATGATCCTCCATCAGTCCTCACAGAGTGAACCGGAGTCCCGTTAGGACGAGACGAGTCTGAGACagaaacatcaaacacatcaaacatcaaagaatttcatttattattaaatatttatcattatttatatatttataaataattagagatgtcTCTTCATCAGGTGAAGCAGCACTCATCAATGTTCTCATCGTTTTAAAGCATGCTGACGTCATACCCGAGTCCGGAAGGATGATGAAGTTCTCGCTGGTGTCGCTGTCCAATGACAGGCCGTCATCAGTGGTGCtggtctccatgacaacgctgtcacAGGAATTTTGGGAAGACGAGTGTTTCAGGGGTTGCAGACGCAGCGAGGGGTCATCCAgctccctacacacacacacacacacacacacacacacacacacacacacacacacacacaatcaccaaaaTCAACAAAAATCACCTGATTCAGAATGATTCGATTCACAATGATTTGATTCAGAATGATTCGATTCACAATGATTTGATTCAGAATGATTCGATTCACAATGATTTGATTCAGAATGATTCGATTCACAATGATTTGATTCAGAATGATTCGATTCACAATGATTTGATTCAGAATCATCTGATCATTGCCTCATATTTAGtgcagaaatgtaaaaatgtatatgATTTTATTTGCTGGTTTGGATTCAACTCTTGTTATGTTACACTCATACAACTCATTCATCTTTAAGCATTTAAACATGACCAACTCCCTCCTGCATGCCTAACCTCTTATCACCAACACCTAAAATTAAAGCTGTGTTTCTGTACCAGCAACGTttccaaaaacacaaacaatcagAACTGAAGCACAATCATCTACATCCTGACTCCCTCAGACACGCAGAAACCAACATGAGCCGCACAGCTCCAGCAAAATAAAAGAGAATAGAACCCAGAACCTCGTGGAGAATCTCTTACTTGTTCTGGGTGTTGAAGATCATGGCCGATCCCCGGCTCAGCACGCTCAGAGCATCTTTAGTGATGGACAGCGCCCCCTTGGTGAGGCCCAGAGAGGCGCTCAGTGCATCTTTGGTGACATCTTTAGTAGCAGTTAGTGCATTAGAGAGCTCCCCCTCCAGGCTGACAGTGGAAGTGTTCTGATCGGCAGGCGAAAGAGCGGGGGTCGGATCGCTGACCGGTGCGGAGACATGGGATTGGTTATCGTCCGGTCCCTCTTCTACAGCTTCATACGCTTCCTCTACAGACCCCTCCCCCTCCGCTTCATCAGCGTGTTGATCCTCCACGCTTCCACTGTTCCGATGGGCCGGAGAGGGACTGGATCCACTCACACTCTGTGTGTCCGAATCCTCTGGTGCCTCGTCCGGCTCCGTGACGGGTGGGAACAGTAACCCGACCTCCAGCGCCTCCatgagtgcacacacacacaccgcggGCGGAGACGCCGGGCTGGCGTCTGAGCCCTGGACGTGACCGAGATCGGCGCCTAACCTGGCGAGGTAATCCTTCATCCGGAGCAGCGCCACGTACTGGTAATGATTCAACCACATACGAATGGGTGTGATGGACTGAACCAGGAAGTGAAAAGCTGCTACAGGAGCTGCGCTCTGATTGGACAGTTTTTCAGACGAGGTATCCGAGTCCTGATGTAACGAGCTCGTTAAGGCGTTCGGTCggaacatccacacacacactgcacacggTTCAAGAAACGTCTTTCCTCCCCGCTGAGCACCGTCGAAACTCCCTGCAGCCCGGGACACGCTCAGACTCCAGACGTCCCGGGAGGAGCGGGGGGAGGGATCAGGATTCTGGACACCTGGAGGAAGAGGATGGAAGATGTTCCTGTCACGAGGAAACGCAGTGCTGGGTGCAGGACAGAAGAAAGGTCGAGAGGAGAAGCAGGAGTAAAGATCAGACAGTGAGGAGTGAGGAGAGTGACGGGTGTTACTCAGGAACGCCTGAGACAGGGAGAAGCTCAGAGAACGGGGGCGGTCCGGGTGATCCAAAATCGACGAGTCCAGAGGAACGATCAGCTACAGAGAGAAGGGACCgaaccaaaataaataaagaacaaaattattaTCAGATATAGATAATATAGACCCCCTCCCCACATACTGATCTGATTCACATTGATGGGATTCAGAATGATCTGATTTAAACTGATCTGGTTCAGAATGCGCTGAGGTTAATACCTACATGCTgtaatgagtttggtgtgaagaaacttGAGCTCAACACTACTGAACCCCCTCGGAAGGAATCAGAACATtaattacagt contains the following coding sequences:
- the bltp3a gene encoding bridge-like lipid transfer protein family member 3A; the encoded protein is MAGIIKKQILKHLSRFTKNLSPDKINLSTLKGEGQLSNLELDEEVLQNMLDLPTWLSITRVYCNKAAIRIQWTKLKTSPICLFLDKVEVEMMTCEEPRPPNGPSPIAITAGQSEYGFAEKVVEGMSVIINAVIIKVTSRAFHASFELWQLQGCSLNPKWQRSDLRYTRITHPKRGEVLTFKEINWQSLRIEADAIESEDQDLGNTPLRLITNQGRLRIALKRRVKDCNVLASKLLFILDDLLWVLTDSQLKAVIHYAKSLSEAMDKSAQQRKNMETAPLSPGPRPLGAEPPPAPVTTPSTLAQYFDLYDVKESSYHMFISRLDLHICNDSSSEPVDCPVPGSQGAMQLTFRKLGFDYYPFHRPGDGCRHWERHCSSLDSGSQWASKLLQDFQKNLESSGFPEPPSEPGGSSMNSTSRTNPDGDSGVKVPPDPDGSALKKLRSSCMVVRVDDLDIHQVSTGGRKSKKTQSLLCCNRKSLSMAENIPAIHLQFTEYYFPHSTGIPAPSSSLYGQLNGLQLCVDAASVLWMCVFCRGLISTLEQVKAFYHLQDSSRSDEILDIRVDATQLKLIVPLDSSILDHPDRPRSLSFSLSQAFLSNTRHSPHSSLSDLYSCFSSRPFFCPAPSTAFPRDRNIFHPLPPGVQNPDPSPRSSRDVWSLSVSRAAGSFDGAQRGGKTFLEPCAVCVWMFRPNALTSSLHQDSDTSSEKLSNQSAAPVAAFHFLVQSITPIRMWLNHYQYVALLRMKDYLARLGADLGHVQGSDASPASPPAVCVCALMEALEVGLLFPPVTEPDEAPEDSDTQSVSGSSPSPAHRNSGSVEDQHADEAEGEGSVEEAYEAVEEGPDDNQSHVSAPVSDPTPALSPADQNTSTVSLEGELSNALTATKDVTKDALSASLGLTKGALSITKDALSVLSRGSAMIFNTQNKELDDPSLRLQPLKHSSSQNSCDSVVMETSTTDDGLSLDSDTSENFIILPDSDSSRPNGTPVHSVRTDGGSSADLSSSVSHSTEELSDQTVCVLVLSLRGVSSVMELQEEKVVMATEVQSLTPKQLGNQKLLDLPALAHGVPSAPVSPRSRPPVVCMRVEAGTGAESSGMVEVRVRGCEAELLSSTLGAIGPFVEDELSVDPQPIRISVHNSSITLKDDGPRVYPTAPQSVPVSFLLDGVVLERLDDTVLTLRPTASQSEDRACCAPEEQDKIRSLQAELSDVQSSLSAALTERERLLQEIHKYDPTFTL